CAAGAAGGCCATCGCCGCCGGAATCACCCCGATCTTCTGCATCGGAGAAACCAAGGACGAACGCCTGGGAGGTATTCTGGAACCCGTGCTGGAAATCCAGCTCAAGGGCGGTCTCAAGGACCTGACGCCGGAAGAAGTCGCCAACCTGGTCATTGCGTATGAACCCGTCTGGGCCATCGGCACCGGTCTGACCGCCACTTCCAAGGAAGCCCAGGAAGCGCACGCCTTCATCCGCAAGGTCGTTGCGGACGTCTTCGGCGCAGATACCGCCGCCAAGGTACGCATCCAGTACGGCGGTTCGGTGAAGCCGGAAAACGTGGAAGAACTCATGGCCCAGCCGGACATTGACGGCGCCCTGGTGGGCGGCGCTTCCCTGAAGCCGGAATCCTTCGCCGCGCTGGTCACAGCCGCTAAATAAGCGGCCTCGCACCATTCCTTTTTACCACCAGGCCGGTCCCTTCGGGGACCGGCCTTTTTCGTTTCCGGGGCACATGCCCCCGCCATCTCCGTCCCGGATGCACGGTTTGGCAAAAGGTCCCTGAGCGGCGCGGCGCCCATGCCTTACACGGGCAGAATGCACCGGCCTCCCTTCGGACAGGCACGTTCCTGGAGAGGGACGGAAACCCCGTCTTTCCGGAAAAAAGGCGTTCCCCATCGTCATCGCAGCCCATAAAAAGGCGGAATCACGGCGGCGGCGCTGGCGGGGACCTGGGGCATCCGCTCCGTGAAGCCGGCCTCCCGCCTTTCCCTGTGTCATATCCGGGGACGGTTTCCCGGTAATATCCGTCGGAATATTTCATAAAGCACTCACATACCATCAGGACAGCCGCCCATGCAGCTGATTGGAAACAGGCGCGGCTTTTCACCGGCGGAAACAGTTTCTGGCTTTTCAAGCGGCGACAATCATGTACAATGGCAGGAAATCATGAAAGCCCGCTCATTTACCTCACGCAGCAAAGGTTTCACGCTCATTGAAGTTCTCGTGGTCATCGCCATTCTCGCCCTGTTGGCGGGCATTTCCTACACGGTATATTCCCACGCCACGGAAACGGCGGCACGGACGCGCTGTACGGACAATCTTCACCGGTTGAGCGACTGGGGCAAGGAATTCGCGGCCCAGAACGGGGGCAAGCTTCCCTCCAGCGGCATGAAGGACAGCCTCCTGAGCGCCAAGGCCTGCCGCAACTGGTGGGACGCCCTGGCCCCCATCGTCAACGCCGGCCAGCCGGACCTGATCCCCCTCACGGACAAGGACCCCCACATGCTCCCGGACACCTTCCGCTGCAAGAATGACAAGCACCTTGCCTACTTTAACTCCAACGACTCCAACCAGCCCGCCGGGCCGGACACCGTCTCCTACACCAGTTGGCTGGACAACCGGAAGGGCCGCCCCATGAACGTGGCCCGCGGGCAGGCCCTGAGGAACAAGCCGTGGCTCAGCGACGGCAACCCCATTGACGGCCGCAGCGTCATCACCTCGCAGGACTTTGATGAAATCGTGGTTCCCGCTCTGGAACGCCACCAAGGAGCTATCATGGTACTTTACGCAGACGGAAAAATAGCGCCCGTTGAGGACCCCACGTTTGAAAAAGTCACCAAGGACTCGTAAGAAACTCTTCTCCCCTGCCGGAAGGCCCGTTCTACAGTCCGGAAGCCGGAAAGTGATGGCATTTTCTTCCTTCTCCCGCTGATTCGCCTTTACGAATACGGGATAATCATTAAGGTTAGCGTTCAGATGAACCCGTATACCTCCTTTGAGCATCCGTATGAAATGATACCGTTGCATGTGGCGGGGTACATCCTGGGTTCCGTCCTGCTGCTCGGCCATCTGTTCGCCTTGGTGAAAAGACAGCAAACGCAGGCGTTCCTGCTGGCTTCTCCGCGCAACCATCTGCTCGCCCAGATTCTGCTGGCGGTGGGCCTGTTCTGGTTCTTCCTGCTGGTGGCTCCCCAGGGACTGGGAATCCTGAGTTCCCTCCGCGTGGATCTGGCGGAATTCGAGGGCATCCGGTGGCTGCTCCAGCTTGCCTGCCCCGTCTTTCTGGTCCTGATGATCACCCAGGTGAAAAACCTGCTCTTCCCGCGGGCTCTCGGCCTCTTCGGACTGATGGTGGCCTCCCCCCTCCTCTTTGCCGCCTATCTGAAAGATCCGGTCACGCGTCTGCTCATCCCCGTCTGGTGCTACATCGTTATCTTCCTCTCCCTCCTCTGGATAGGAAAACCCTATCTCTACCGGGACATGGTCAACAAAATCTGTTCCAAACCCTCCTGGTGGACTCCCCTTTGCCTGGGCGGCATGGCCTATGGAGCCGCCATCCTGCTCTGCGCCATTCTGTGGTGGTAGCACGGACTGAATCCTGACGCCGGATCCGGCACTCTTCACCGCCGGAATCCTCATGGCTCCCGCGGAAAACAAGATTCCGGGGAAACCGGGCTGATGACCGGGAACGGCGGCACCCCCTTCGGAAAAAAGGAATATCCGGCATACTCTCATACAGCCATGCCATGGACAGTAAAACGCCCTGCATGTTTTTCCCGTTCCGGCGCACCGCCGGCATGCTCCGTCTGTTCCTTCTTGAGCCGCTTAAAGAAGGCTGGCAGAAAATGCTTTTATTCTCTCACATGATTTCCTATACCTCCCTTATGCGCTGTTCAATCCGGCTTATCTCCTACCTGGCAATAGCCTTTGCTTCCCTGCAAGCCGGCCACGCCGGCCGGCCCAACATTGTCCTCATCCTGGCCGACGACATGGGCTGGTCCGATCTGGGCTGCTACGGTTCCGAAATACCCACCCCCAGCATCGACTCCCTCGCCAGGCAGGGCATGCAGGCCACGAGGTGCTACACGGCTTCCCGCTGCTCCCCCTCCCGCGCCTCCATCATGACCGGGTGCGAGCCGCACAAGGTGGACGTGGGCCTGCTGGACGACGACAGCGGCCGCCCCGGCTACCGGGGACGCCTGAAGCCGGACATCCCCACCCTGCCGGAACTGCTGAAAAAAGCCGGCTACCGCACCTACCTGTCCGGAAAATGGCATCTGGGGAAAGTGCGGGGGACCTATCCCTGGGACCGCGGCTTCGATCGCTACCGCGGTCTTCTGGGCGGAGCGGCGGACTATTACAAGCCCATGCCGGACCGTCCCTTCGGAGAAGACGGCAGACTGCTCAAGCCGGAAGACCTGCCCGATGACTTCTACATGACGGAGGACATCACCAAGACCGCCCTGGCATACATTGACGATGCCGCCAGAGCCAAGGCTCCTTTCTTCCTTTATGTGGCCTACACGGCTCCGCATACACCCCTCCAGGCCCCCAGGGGG
This genomic stretch from Akkermansia biwaensis harbors:
- the tpiA gene encoding triose-phosphate isomerase — its product is MSRKPIIAANWKMNIGPAEGAQFIESFKTILKGKDVACDTVIVPPFTTIPSVLNALGGCGCIAIGAQNVSQYDNGAYTGEISTSMLQELGLKYVVLGHSERRQYFGETDAIINAKIKKAIAAGITPIFCIGETKDERLGGILEPVLEIQLKGGLKDLTPEEVANLVIAYEPVWAIGTGLTATSKEAQEAHAFIRKVVADVFGADTAAKVRIQYGGSVKPENVEELMAQPDIDGALVGGASLKPESFAALVTAAK
- a CDS encoding type II secretion system protein: MKARSFTSRSKGFTLIEVLVVIAILALLAGISYTVYSHATETAARTRCTDNLHRLSDWGKEFAAQNGGKLPSSGMKDSLLSAKACRNWWDALAPIVNAGQPDLIPLTDKDPHMLPDTFRCKNDKHLAYFNSNDSNQPAGPDTVSYTSWLDNRKGRPMNVARGQALRNKPWLSDGNPIDGRSVITSQDFDEIVVPALERHQGAIMVLYADGKIAPVEDPTFEKVTKDS